In Chitinivibrionales bacterium, the DNA window GACTCTCAAACTCGATAAAGTGATTAACATCTACGAATCGGAAGACAAACTTCCGGAGCTTTTTGGGGTCGGACCATGAAGAAGCTTGGTAACTTGTTGATTTATAATGCACTCTCACTCCAGAAAAACGTATTTCCCCCTCTTAGAACATCCTTTTCGGGCGGAAAAAGACTATTGTAAGCGCTATTATATATGGTTAACGATGGTTCGCGAAGCATGGTGAAATCGTCGTCTCCGGTAATTGATCGGCTCCCTGCCTGCTCTCCTATCCTGCGCTGAAAACCTGCAATAAACTTGTTACTCCCTACAGCAATGCTTTCCGTCCAGCGCGGGTCGCGCCTGTTGCGGGAATCTGTGGGATTATCACAGGATTCAACGGCTTCAGCAAGTCTTTTTGTATAATCAGCCCAGAACCTCTCCCATTCGCGATAACCGCAACATTTCATGAGTGCCTTTCTATTGATTATTCCATAACGGAGCGGCGGGTTCATCAGCTCCTGCAAGCCACAGAATTCATACTCGGTGGGATGACGGCAAATGCCTGCCCGTCGTGGATTCAAATCGATGTACATCAGGCATCGAAGAAGATATTCATTCGTATCGACGACCGTCCCGTGGTATCGATCGTTCCAGAAGGCGCCGCTTCGATTTCTGCGTTCATTGAATTCCTGGGCAGTTCTCCCTTCGATAAGCTGCATGCTGCCGGCTATAGTCTCGCGCCTTTTTTCAAGGGCTATCAGATGGACATGATTTGACATTATGACGTAGTTAAGCACACACAGCCTATAGCGTGTCTTTGCTTCGAACAGCCACCGCCGCCATCGCCGCTTGTCTTTGTCGAATTTCAGCAGAAACTCTTTCTTGTGGCAGCGATGGGTTATGTGCCAGATGTAACCGGGAACATGATGACGATTTGCACGAGCCATAGCAGGAAAATATAAAAAGGAGAGCTTAGAATGATGTTTTTAACGGCAAAAAGTGCATTCTAAGAGCCTGTTTCGGCTTTCGGAAAGGCAAGTATCACTTAAATATCAATGGGTTATGATCGATGGTGATGGTCCGACCCATTGATACAGGCATGCTCATTGCTTATATTTATTCCTTGGTACCCCAATAGGGGCCAGAAATTAAAAGAATGTAGTATTTCAATACACTTATGTGAAAGGGCGGCACCCTGTGAAACGGAACAGGATCATTACCAGGTTAGTATCGATACTTTTTATTCCCGGGCTTGTGCTCCACTTCACCGGCACCGTGAACGCGGCCGATAATGACCTTAAAGACGTGCGGCTTTCAGCCCTTGTCGAATACGGCTTTGTTGCCGTACTAGACCATCGAATCCAGTTCGGAAAGGACGGCGACTATTTCGACTACCGTGCGGACGGTGCCCAGGACGTACTGTTTCCCGCCCTGCGGCTGAGTGCCGAACTTACACTGAAGAATCGTCATACGTTCGTTGTGCTCTATCAACCCCTTCGCCTTGAGACCGAGGCCCGTCTTGACCAGAATCTTCGGGTCGACATTCTCGATTTTGCAGCGGAGACTCCCATGCATTTTCTCTACGATTTTCCCTTTTACCGTTTCAGCTACCTCTACGATTTCATTTCCGGAACCACGACCGAACTTGCCGCCGGACTGACGTTGCAGATCCGTAATGCCACCATCCGGTTTGCCTCCCTTAACGGAGAACTATTGCGGGACAACCGGGATATTGGACTGGTGCCAGCCTTGAAATTCCGGTGGACTCACAGGATGAGCCACCTGGTGTGGGTTGGCGCCGAGGCCGACGGGATTTATGCTCCTGTCAGCTATCTTAACGGGAGCGACGAGGAGATCGTGGGAGCGATTTTAGATGCAAGCCTCCGAGCGGGGACCTTTGTCTTTAACAACAAGGGTCGGGTTTTTGCCAATTTTCGTTATCTTGGCGGCGGTGCGGTGGGTACCAATACCGATGATCAGGGTCCCGGCGACGGTTATGTAAAAAACTGGCTCCACTTCCTTATCGTCTCCCTGGGGGCATCTTATGAATTGTAGAGGGTCGGACCAATGTTTTCCGTCCAGTGCG includes these proteins:
- a CDS encoding transposase, with the protein product MARANRHHVPGYIWHITHRCHKKEFLLKFDKDKRRWRRWLFEAKTRYRLCVLNYVIMSNHVHLIALEKRRETIAGSMQLIEGRTAQEFNERRNRSGAFWNDRYHGTVVDTNEYLLRCLMYIDLNPRRAGICRHPTEYEFCGLQELMNPPLRYGIINRKALMKCCGYREWERFWADYTKRLAEAVESCDNPTDSRNRRDPRWTESIAVGSNKFIAGFQRRIGEQAGSRSITGDDDFTMLREPSLTIYNSAYNSLFPPEKDVLRGGNTFFWSESAL